In Caldanaerobius fijiensis DSM 17918, the following proteins share a genomic window:
- the eno gene encoding phosphopyruvate hydratase, translating into MSTIVDIHAREILDSRGNPTVEVEVELDSGVIGRAAVPSGASTGAFEAIELRDNDKGRYNGKGVLTAVKNVNEVIAPEIIGLDATDQVRIDKTMLALDGTKNKGKLGANAILGVSLAVARAAAEEAGLPLFQYLGGVNAKQMPVPMLNILNGGKHADNNVDIQEFMIMAVGATSFSECLRMSAEVFHSLKSVLSSKGLNTAVGDEGGFAPNLKSNEEALEVLVEAIKKAGYVPGKDVCLAIDVASTELYKDDGLYHFEGEGVVRSASELISYYEELVSKYPIISIEDGCAEEDWDGWKLLTERLGKKVQLVGDDLFVTNTERLEKGIKMGVANSILIKVNQIGTLTETLDAIEMAKRAGYTAVVSHRSGETEDTTIADLVVAVNAGQIKTGAPSRTERVAKYNQLLRIEELLGDTAQFKGMGVFYNLMK; encoded by the coding sequence ATGTCAACAATAGTAGATATTCATGCAAGAGAAATACTGGATTCAAGAGGAAATCCAACAGTAGAAGTGGAGGTTGAGCTGGACTCTGGTGTTATAGGAAGGGCTGCTGTGCCATCAGGGGCATCCACAGGCGCTTTTGAAGCCATTGAATTGAGAGACAACGACAAGGGGCGATACAATGGCAAAGGCGTATTGACAGCCGTAAAGAACGTAAATGAAGTGATCGCACCGGAGATCATCGGGCTTGACGCTACAGATCAAGTGAGAATAGATAAGACCATGTTGGCATTGGATGGGACGAAAAATAAAGGAAAATTAGGCGCTAATGCCATATTAGGTGTATCACTGGCCGTAGCGCGGGCTGCTGCAGAGGAAGCTGGCCTGCCACTGTTCCAGTATTTAGGTGGTGTAAATGCCAAGCAGATGCCTGTGCCGATGCTCAATATATTAAATGGCGGCAAGCACGCTGACAACAACGTCGATATACAGGAATTTATGATTATGGCTGTTGGGGCAACATCCTTCAGTGAGTGCTTGAGGATGAGCGCAGAAGTCTTCCACAGCTTAAAATCAGTCCTCAGTTCAAAAGGTTTAAATACTGCTGTGGGCGACGAAGGTGGTTTTGCACCCAACTTGAAGTCCAATGAAGAGGCTTTAGAAGTACTAGTAGAGGCTATAAAAAAAGCCGGTTATGTTCCCGGAAAAGATGTGTGCCTTGCTATAGATGTAGCTTCTACTGAGCTATACAAAGATGACGGGCTGTATCATTTTGAGGGTGAAGGTGTGGTTAGATCTGCTTCTGAACTGATTTCATACTATGAAGAGCTGGTTTCAAAGTATCCTATTATATCCATTGAAGACGGTTGCGCAGAAGAGGATTGGGACGGTTGGAAGCTCCTTACGGAGAGACTTGGCAAGAAGGTACAGCTGGTAGGTGACGATCTATTTGTTACCAACACAGAGAGGCTTGAGAAGGGTATAAAGATGGGAGTTGCCAACTCCATACTTATAAAGGTAAATCAGATTGGCACACTGACAGAAACCCTTGATGCCATCGAGATGGCCAAGAGAGCAGGTTATACTGCCGTTGTTTCTCACAGGTCTGGTGAGACCGAAGATACAACCATAGCAGATCTGGTGGTAGCTGTCAATGCAGGTCAGATTAAGACGGGTGCTCCTTCGAGAACAGAGAGGGTTGCAAAATACAACCAGCTGTTGAGAATAGAGGAGCTCCTAGGTGATACTGCTCAATTCAAAGGTATGGGCGTATTCTATAATTTAATGAAATAA
- the gpmI gene encoding 2,3-bisphosphoglycerate-independent phosphoglycerate mutase — protein MDMMLVTLVVMDGYGINKNLKGNAIANAHTPNLDRFYKEYPNTTLKSSGMAVGLPEGQMGNSEVGHLNIGAGRVVYQEFARISKSIEDGDFYTNEVLVEAVDNAIKHNSALHIMGLLSDGGVHSHITHLYALLKLAKDKGLDRVYVHAFLDGRDVPPACANEYITALEKKMAELGVGRIATVEGRYYAMDRDKRWERVKLAYDAIVDGIGIQVNSAVEAVNKAYERGETDEFVKPSVVMDGDKPTATVSPNDSIVFFNFRPDRARQLTRSFIYEDFDSFERRRGYIPVYFVTMTQYDETFGDLVHVAFEPIKKMENTLGEYLSKNGIKQLRIAETEKYAHVTFFFNGGIEEPNENEDRVLIPSPKVPTYDLKPEMSAYEVTDELVKRIKSKEYQFILVNYANCDMVGHTGVYEAAVKAIEAVDQCLGRVVDAVREQNGVVFITADHGNAEQMIDYETGEPMTAHTTNVVPFIAIGVGDVKLREGGKLADIAPTVLDVMGLAKPKEMTGESLIIK, from the coding sequence GTGGATATGATGTTAGTTACGTTAGTGGTAATGGATGGATATGGTATAAACAAAAATTTAAAAGGGAATGCTATAGCCAATGCCCATACTCCAAATCTTGATAGATTTTATAAAGAATATCCCAACACCACTTTGAAGAGTAGTGGCATGGCTGTTGGCTTGCCTGAAGGACAGATGGGCAATTCAGAAGTTGGACATCTCAATATAGGGGCAGGAAGGGTTGTATATCAGGAGTTTGCCAGGATAAGCAAATCCATTGAAGACGGGGATTTCTATACCAATGAGGTGTTGGTAGAGGCAGTAGACAATGCCATAAAACATAACAGCGCGTTACATATCATGGGCCTATTGTCTGATGGCGGAGTACACAGCCACATAACCCACCTTTATGCGCTTTTGAAGCTGGCTAAAGATAAAGGGCTTGACAGGGTATATGTTCATGCCTTTTTAGATGGAAGAGATGTTCCACCGGCTTGTGCCAACGAATACATAACGGCATTAGAGAAAAAGATGGCAGAACTTGGGGTGGGCAGGATAGCCACAGTTGAGGGAAGATATTACGCTATGGATAGGGACAAGCGCTGGGAAAGGGTAAAGCTGGCCTACGATGCTATCGTAGATGGCATAGGCATTCAGGTAAACAGCGCTGTAGAAGCTGTCAATAAGGCCTATGAAAGAGGAGAAACCGATGAGTTTGTAAAGCCCTCTGTGGTTATGGATGGTGACAAACCGACAGCGACTGTAAGCCCCAATGATTCTATTGTATTTTTCAATTTCAGACCTGATAGGGCAAGGCAGCTAACCAGGAGTTTTATATATGAGGATTTTGACAGTTTTGAGCGCAGAAGAGGGTATATACCTGTATATTTTGTGACAATGACTCAGTACGACGAGACCTTTGGCGATCTGGTGCATGTTGCTTTTGAACCCATAAAGAAGATGGAGAACACCCTTGGCGAGTATTTGAGTAAGAATGGCATAAAACAGTTAAGGATAGCTGAGACTGAAAAATATGCTCATGTAACGTTTTTCTTCAATGGAGGCATTGAAGAGCCTAATGAGAATGAAGATAGAGTGCTCATTCCATCACCCAAAGTACCTACTTACGACCTAAAACCTGAGATGAGTGCCTACGAGGTTACTGATGAACTCGTTAAGAGGATAAAATCTAAAGAATATCAGTTTATACTGGTTAATTATGCCAATTGCGATATGGTCGGGCATACGGGAGTTTATGAGGCAGCGGTAAAAGCCATTGAAGCGGTTGATCAATGTTTGGGCCGGGTGGTGGATGCCGTCAGAGAGCAAAACGGCGTTGTGTTTATAACTGCGGATCACGGCAATGCAGAACAGATGATAGATTATGAAACAGGAGAGCCTATGACAGCTCATACCACCAATGTTGTTCCATTTATAGCAATAGGGGTAGGAGATGTTAAGTTAAGAGAAGGTGGTAAGCTGGCGGATATTGCGCCAACGGTTTTAGACGTTATGGGCCTTGCAAAACCTAAAGAGATGACAGGTGAAAGCCTTATAATAAAATGA
- the tpiA gene encoding triose-phosphate isomerase encodes MRKSIIAGNWKMNKTPDEAVKLVNELKPLIADADAEVVICPPFVCLPAVAEAIKGTNMKLGAQNMHWEESGAYTGEVSPVMLKALGVEYVIIGHSERRQYFAETDETVNKKVISAFEHGLKPIVCVGETLEQRERGVTFNLVKTQTFKAFEGIKSADMENAVIAYEPIWAIGTGRNATADDANEVIVAIRNTVKEMFGNDVASKVRIQYGGSVKPDNIKDFMNMDDIDGALVGGASLTADSFAKIVKY; translated from the coding sequence ATGCGGAAGTCAATTATAGCAGGCAATTGGAAGATGAATAAGACACCGGACGAAGCTGTGAAGCTGGTTAATGAATTAAAACCATTAATAGCAGATGCGGATGCAGAAGTGGTTATATGCCCGCCTTTTGTCTGCTTACCGGCAGTAGCTGAAGCTATAAAAGGTACAAATATGAAACTTGGTGCGCAGAATATGCACTGGGAAGAAAGTGGTGCTTATACAGGAGAGGTATCTCCTGTTATGCTGAAAGCACTGGGTGTGGAATATGTCATAATAGGTCACTCTGAGCGCAGGCAATATTTTGCTGAAACTGATGAGACTGTGAACAAAAAGGTTATTTCGGCTTTTGAACATGGATTGAAGCCCATTGTCTGTGTGGGAGAGACCTTGGAGCAGAGAGAAAGAGGAGTTACATTTAATCTCGTGAAAACTCAGACATTTAAAGCCTTTGAAGGTATAAAATCTGCTGATATGGAAAATGCGGTTATTGCTTATGAGCCTATATGGGCTATAGGAACAGGTAGAAATGCCACAGCTGATGATGCCAATGAGGTTATAGTAGCCATTCGAAATACTGTGAAAGAGATGTTTGGCAACGACGTGGCGTCAAAGGTCAGAATCCAGTATGGCGGCAGCGTAAAACCTGATAATATAAAAGATTTCATGAATATGGACGATATTGATGGGGCATTGGTAGGTGGAGCCAGCTTAACAGCAGATTCATTTGCAAAAATTGTAAAATATTGA
- a CDS encoding phosphoglycerate kinase, which yields MNKKTIEDIDVTGKRVLVRVDFNVPMDENKNITDDTRIRAALPTIEYLINKNAKVILVSHLGRPKGQFNEKYSLKPVAARLSQLLGKDVIMANDVIGEDAKAKAAALQNGQVLLLENVRFHAEEEKNDPDFSKQLASLAEVYVNDAFGTAHRAHASTAGVADYLPAVAGYLIKKELDVMGKALEDPERPFVAILGGAKVSDKIGVITNLLDKVDTLIIGGAMCFTFFKAKGYEVGKSLVEEDKVELAKDMMKQAESKGVKFLLPVDVVVAREFKADAEHWTVDSDKIPSDVMGLDIGQKTIDLFSKEIISAKTVVWNGPMGVFEMPAFAVGTKAIAEAMSKCSGTTIIGGGDSAAAVEQLGYADKMTHISTGGGASLEFLEGKELPGVAVLQDK from the coding sequence ATGAATAAGAAAACCATTGAGGATATTGATGTGACGGGTAAAAGGGTTCTTGTAAGGGTAGACTTTAATGTACCTATGGACGAGAATAAAAATATTACAGATGATACGAGAATAAGGGCTGCTCTTCCTACTATAGAGTATCTTATCAATAAAAATGCCAAGGTTATTTTAGTGTCGCATTTAGGTAGACCAAAAGGACAATTTAACGAAAAATATAGTTTAAAACCTGTGGCGGCCAGGTTATCCCAGCTTTTGGGCAAAGATGTTATAATGGCTAATGATGTAATCGGCGAAGATGCCAAGGCCAAAGCGGCTGCTTTACAGAATGGCCAGGTATTACTTCTGGAAAATGTGAGATTCCACGCGGAAGAGGAAAAAAATGATCCGGACTTTTCTAAGCAGTTAGCATCACTGGCAGAAGTATATGTAAATGATGCTTTTGGTACGGCTCATAGAGCCCATGCGTCTACTGCCGGGGTAGCTGATTATCTGCCTGCTGTAGCTGGTTATTTGATAAAGAAAGAGCTGGATGTCATGGGCAAGGCTCTGGAAGATCCAGAAAGGCCATTTGTTGCCATATTAGGTGGTGCTAAGGTCTCTGATAAGATCGGCGTTATAACAAATCTCTTAGATAAAGTGGATACCTTAATAATCGGCGGCGCTATGTGTTTTACGTTCTTTAAAGCAAAAGGATATGAAGTTGGTAAATCACTGGTAGAGGAAGATAAGGTAGAACTTGCTAAAGATATGATGAAACAGGCTGAGAGCAAAGGCGTGAAGTTCCTTTTGCCAGTAGATGTGGTAGTTGCCAGGGAGTTTAAGGCCGATGCCGAACACTGGACGGTGGACAGCGATAAAATTCCTTCAGATGTTATGGGCCTTGATATAGGGCAAAAGACCATAGACCTTTTCTCAAAAGAGATTATAAGCGCGAAAACCGTGGTATGGAATGGACCTATGGGCGTTTTTGAGATGCCGGCGTTTGCTGTTGGAACTAAAGCGATAGCTGAAGCTATGAGCAAGTGCAGTGGAACCACTATTATCGGTGGTGGAGATTCGGCGGCGGCTGTAGAGCAACTGGGATACGCTGATAAGATGACACATATATCCACTGGAGGTGGAGCATCATTAGAATTCCTGGAGGGTAAAGAACTTCCCGGTGTTGCTGTACTACAGGATAAGTAA
- the gap gene encoding type I glyceraldehyde-3-phosphate dehydrogenase, translated as MTVRVGINGFGRIGRNAFKAALEKGSDIEFVAVNDLTDPATLAHLLKYDSLFGRFKGTVEATENSMIVNGKEIKILKETDPAKLPWGDLGVDIVIESTGRFTKREDAAKHLQGGAKKVIISAPAKNEDITIVMGVNEDKYDPANHHIISNASCTTNCLAPVAKVLDDNFGIVRGMMTTVHSYTNDQRILDLPHSDLRRARAAAESIIPTTTGAAKAVALVLPHLKGKLNGMAMRVPTPTVSITDFVAELNKDVTVEEVNGALKAAAEGPMKGILAYCEEPLVSVDFRGDSHSSIVDALSTMVIEGNMVKVVAWYDNEWGYSNRVIDLVEYIASKGL; from the coding sequence ATGACGGTTAGAGTGGGTATTAACGGCTTTGGAAGAATAGGAAGAAATGCTTTCAAGGCGGCGTTGGAAAAAGGCAGTGATATAGAATTTGTAGCGGTTAATGATTTAACAGATCCAGCTACATTAGCACATCTTTTAAAATATGATTCTCTTTTTGGAAGGTTTAAAGGCACAGTTGAAGCTACCGAAAATTCAATGATAGTGAATGGCAAAGAGATCAAAATCCTGAAAGAAACAGATCCCGCTAAGTTACCATGGGGTGATTTGGGCGTAGATATTGTAATTGAGTCAACCGGTAGATTTACAAAGAGAGAGGATGCCGCAAAGCATCTGCAGGGTGGTGCCAAGAAGGTTATCATTTCTGCTCCTGCAAAGAATGAAGATATAACCATCGTTATGGGCGTCAACGAGGATAAATATGATCCTGCTAATCATCATATCATTTCTAATGCTTCATGTACGACCAATTGCCTGGCTCCTGTAGCTAAGGTATTGGATGACAACTTCGGTATTGTAAGAGGCATGATGACCACGGTTCACTCATATACCAATGATCAAAGAATACTCGACTTGCCTCACAGCGACTTGAGGAGAGCTCGTGCAGCGGCTGAATCTATTATTCCGACTACAACAGGTGCTGCTAAAGCAGTTGCTCTTGTATTGCCTCATCTCAAAGGTAAATTAAATGGCATGGCCATGAGGGTTCCTACGCCGACGGTTTCAATAACAGACTTTGTGGCAGAACTTAACAAGGATGTAACAGTAGAGGAAGTAAACGGTGCATTGAAGGCTGCAGCAGAAGGGCCGATGAAGGGCATACTGGCTTACTGCGAGGAGCCATTGGTATCAGTCGACTTCAGAGGGGATTCTCATTCTTCAATAGTCGATGCTTTATCAACAATGGTGATCGAAGGCAACATGGTAAAGGTTGTCGCATGGTACGACAACGAGTGGGGTTACTCCAATAGGGTAATAGATCTTGTAGAATATATTGCCAGCAAAGGCCTATAA
- a CDS encoding sugar-binding transcriptional regulator, whose product MNDIITIQKKIVPELVELLGKRYSILKCIYYNQPVGRRMLSDLLKIGERTIRTEVYLLKEQGLIDVNPQGMSVTAEGESLLEGLKDFIHELKGLNEIENVLKRQLNLKDVVVTPGNIDEDYIFIKDLGKAAAEFLKKNLRDDLIIAITGGSTVAELANAIESTARYNNITVVPARGGFGRDVEKQANTIAANLAKKLHGNYKLLHIPDNIGKSALDSMLNEPDIKNVIDIIKKADILIYGIGRADEMVKRRNLSDEEISQILNKGAVAEAFGYYFDRNGDIVYVTTSVCLTIQDIEHIPCVMAMAGGSRKAEAILATCKAGHLDVLITDEGAANKMMELLEVKHLNGV is encoded by the coding sequence ATGAATGACATCATAACAATTCAGAAAAAGATTGTCCCGGAATTAGTTGAGTTATTGGGAAAGAGATATTCTATATTAAAATGTATATATTACAATCAGCCTGTGGGGAGAAGGATGCTTTCGGATTTACTTAAAATCGGTGAGAGGACAATAAGGACAGAGGTATACTTGTTAAAAGAACAGGGGCTTATCGATGTAAATCCTCAGGGCATGTCGGTAACCGCAGAGGGAGAAAGTTTGCTAGAAGGCCTTAAAGACTTTATACATGAGCTTAAGGGTTTAAATGAAATTGAGAATGTGTTAAAGCGCCAGCTAAACCTTAAAGATGTGGTGGTTACTCCGGGGAATATAGACGAGGATTACATATTTATTAAAGATCTGGGTAAAGCAGCTGCTGAATTTTTAAAAAAGAACCTGCGGGATGATCTTATTATCGCCATAACAGGTGGCTCGACTGTTGCAGAGCTGGCCAATGCCATAGAGAGTACAGCTCGATATAACAATATTACAGTGGTGCCTGCAAGAGGAGGATTTGGTAGAGACGTAGAAAAGCAGGCTAATACTATTGCAGCCAATCTGGCAAAAAAATTGCATGGAAACTATAAATTACTTCATATTCCCGATAATATAGGTAAATCGGCTTTGGATAGTATGCTTAATGAACCTGATATTAAAAATGTAATAGATATAATCAAAAAAGCTGACATTCTAATATACGGTATTGGAAGAGCAGATGAGATGGTAAAAAGGAGAAATCTTTCTGATGAGGAGATTAGCCAGATCTTAAATAAGGGTGCGGTTGCAGAAGCTTTTGGTTATTATTTTGATAGAAATGGGGATATTGTATATGTGACCACAAGTGTATGTTTAACCATACAGGATATAGAACACATACCTTGTGTTATGGCTATGGCCGGTGGCAGCAGGAAAGCCGAAGCTATTCTCGCCACATGTAAAGCTGGGCATTTGGATGTGCTCATAACAGACGAAGGAGCAGCTAATAAAATGATGGAATTACTTGAAGTTAAACACCTCAATGGTGTTTAA
- a CDS encoding DUF4363 family protein — protein sequence MRHILIVMLVFALIVVGDISAYKYLYTTSTSLNAEAASMSDYVEKEKWSSAINSAKALKKNWDKRKFIWSILIDHKEIDDIERGMTRAENYIKAKNKPMALAEVRTLERIIKHIPDNQLFSIENIL from the coding sequence ATGAGACATATATTGATTGTAATGCTTGTGTTTGCTTTAATAGTGGTTGGAGATATTTCAGCATATAAATATCTTTACACAACATCTACTTCTTTGAATGCTGAGGCTGCATCCATGTCTGATTATGTTGAGAAAGAAAAATGGAGTAGTGCCATAAATTCGGCGAAGGCGTTAAAGAAAAACTGGGACAAAAGGAAATTTATATGGAGTATTCTTATAGACCACAAAGAAATTGATGATATAGAAAGAGGTATGACGAGGGCTGAAAATTACATAAAGGCAAAAAATAAACCTATGGCGCTTGCAGAAGTCAGGACATTAGAAAGGATAATAAAACATATACCTGATAATCAGTTGTTCAGTATAGAAAATATACTGTAA
- a CDS encoding YetF domain-containing protein: MLVVFMRALILYTVVVIVMRIMGKQQVAQLQPYELAVALMIADLGAVPMQNTGIPLITGIVPILTLLMAQVLISYLSLKSELVRKLVCGTPSILISKGKINEKELFKERYNVNDLLEQLRSMGYYNIADVEFAILETNGTLSVIPKSDKRPMNPNDLNLKPQYEGLPVPVIIDGNVNEANMKEVNIDMDWLKSQLALFDVKSIDEVLLASVDAQKKLYVTKKKDR, encoded by the coding sequence ATGCTGGTGGTGTTTATGCGGGCGCTTATCTTATACACCGTGGTGGTAATAGTTATGAGAATTATGGGGAAACAGCAGGTTGCTCAGTTGCAGCCTTATGAGCTTGCGGTGGCTTTAATGATTGCAGATCTTGGGGCTGTACCTATGCAGAATACCGGAATACCGTTGATAACAGGTATTGTACCAATTTTAACGCTTTTGATGGCGCAGGTCTTGATTTCGTATTTATCGCTAAAAAGCGAATTGGTAAGAAAGCTGGTTTGTGGTACCCCAAGTATTTTGATAAGTAAAGGCAAAATCAACGAGAAAGAATTGTTTAAAGAAAGGTACAATGTCAATGATCTTTTAGAACAGCTCCGGTCTATGGGTTATTATAACATAGCGGATGTAGAGTTTGCTATATTGGAAACCAACGGGACACTTAGCGTTATTCCTAAAAGCGATAAAAGGCCTATGAATCCCAATGATTTAAATTTAAAGCCACAGTATGAAGGGTTGCCTGTACCTGTGATCATTGACGGCAATGTAAATGAAGCCAACATGAAAGAGGTTAATATAGACATGGACTGGCTTAAATCGCAGCTGGCTTTATTTGATGTAAAAAGCATTGATGAAGTACTTTTGGCAAGCGTGGATGCTCAGAAAAAACTTTATGTAACCAAGAAGAAGGATAGGTGA